One part of the Acidimicrobiia bacterium genome encodes these proteins:
- a CDS encoding thiamine pyrophosphate-binding protein codes for MAKLHGGQIIARALKNEGVDTLFTLTGGHIVPILDGCVQEDIRIVDLRHEQAVAHAAEAYGRLTGKLGVAAVTAGPGVTDAVTGVANAFYAGTPMLLIGGRHLLRQELMGGLQEMDHPRMFGSITKWAGTAWQTDRLADYVATVSRAAFAGRGGPVFLDVPMDLQFDMVDEDSIIWPQQYRADLPQGAAASVVDRIVEILAGADRPMIFAGAGLRGAAEALVVVAEALDAPTYLNSRARGSLPFGHRLLGNHTRSSAFAGTDVVLALGVDWDFRTGYGRKISPDATVVQIDADATKIGWNRPAHLGVVADPAEVIRQIADSADRFNTSGREWTQEILTAESARSEAAAVEASADGSPVHPQRFARDVASFFGTDSIVAVDGGDIVSTTARWLQVSHQGHLLDAGSFGTLGTGAPFAIAAKVAFPDKLVGIVYGDGAFAFNGMEYDSMVRLGLPIIGVVGNDGVWNNIKTFHRMFYPDRMVATDLGIRPYHAMVEGLGGHGEFVEDSADLVPALERARASGKPALVNVHIAETMRMSSNYSQ; via the coding sequence ATGGCAAAGCTTCATGGTGGGCAGATCATTGCCCGTGCACTCAAGAACGAGGGCGTGGACACGCTCTTCACCCTGACCGGCGGGCACATCGTTCCGATCCTCGATGGTTGTGTCCAGGAGGACATTCGAATCGTTGATCTGCGCCACGAACAGGCAGTGGCCCATGCTGCCGAGGCGTATGGTCGGCTCACCGGGAAGCTGGGAGTTGCGGCGGTCACCGCGGGACCCGGCGTAACCGATGCGGTGACGGGCGTTGCCAATGCCTTCTACGCCGGGACACCGATGTTGCTGATCGGGGGACGTCACCTCCTGCGGCAGGAACTGATGGGCGGGTTGCAGGAGATGGACCACCCCCGGATGTTCGGTTCGATCACGAAATGGGCGGGAACGGCCTGGCAGACGGACCGACTTGCCGACTATGTGGCAACGGTGAGTCGCGCCGCCTTCGCCGGGCGCGGCGGGCCCGTGTTCCTGGACGTGCCCATGGACCTGCAGTTCGATATGGTCGACGAGGATTCGATCATCTGGCCCCAACAGTATCGAGCCGACCTCCCGCAAGGTGCCGCAGCTTCGGTGGTCGATCGGATCGTCGAGATACTCGCCGGCGCAGATCGTCCGATGATCTTTGCGGGCGCCGGGCTCAGGGGGGCGGCGGAGGCGCTGGTTGTTGTCGCCGAGGCACTGGATGCTCCGACCTACCTCAATTCCCGTGCACGCGGCTCTCTTCCATTCGGCCATCGTCTACTCGGCAACCACACTCGTTCGTCGGCGTTCGCCGGGACGGATGTTGTGCTGGCGCTGGGTGTCGACTGGGATTTCCGAACCGGTTACGGTCGCAAGATCTCGCCGGATGCCACCGTCGTCCAGATCGACGCGGACGCAACGAAGATTGGATGGAACCGACCCGCCCACCTGGGTGTGGTAGCCGATCCGGCGGAGGTGATCCGGCAGATCGCCGACTCGGCCGACCGCTTCAACACGTCCGGGCGGGAGTGGACTCAGGAGATCCTCACCGCCGAATCGGCGCGGAGTGAGGCAGCCGCGGTTGAGGCGTCGGCGGATGGTTCGCCCGTTCACCCGCAGCGTTTCGCCAGGGACGTTGCGAGTTTCTTCGGCACGGACTCGATCGTGGCGGTGGACGGCGGTGACATCGTGTCGACGACTGCCCGCTGGCTCCAGGTTTCCCACCAGGGTCACCTACTCGACGCGGGTTCGTTCGGCACGCTCGGAACCGGCGCCCCGTTCGCGATAGCGGCGAAAGTGGCGTTTCCGGACAAGCTGGTGGGCATCGTTTACGGCGACGGAGCGTTCGCATTCAACGGGATGGAATACGACTCGATGGTTCGGCTGGGTCTGCCGATAATCGGCGTGGTCGGAAACGACGGTGTCTGGAACAACATCAAGACGTTCCACCGGATGTTCTATCCCGACCGTATGGTGGCGACCGACCTCGGTATCCGCCCGTATCACGCCATGGTGGAGGGGCTCGGCGGTCACGGCGAGTTCGTAGAGGACTCGGCCGATCTGGTCCCGGCCCTCGAGAGGGCCAGGGCTTCCGGCAAACCCGCTCTGGTCAACGTGCACATCGCCGAGACGATGAGGATGAGTTCGAACTACAGCCAGTGA
- a CDS encoding pyridoxamine 5'-phosphate oxidase family protein: MTAPSDRSRIRRLPDRGSYDQETIYEILDEALICHVGFVDETGLPVVIPTIHARVGNVLYLHGSPASRMLRTLRAGRQVSVAATILDGLVLAKSQFHHSMNYRSVVVFGSAREVKDEQEKASAFRAIVEHLVPGRSEGSRPANDKEVKATAVAAIDIEEASAKQRSGPPVDDDDDIDLPYWAGVIPLALEPGEPASIGTTPLPDHVSEWKSRR, encoded by the coding sequence ATGACCGCGCCGTCGGATCGCAGCAGAATCCGCCGTCTACCCGATCGAGGGTCCTACGACCAGGAAACCATCTACGAGATCCTCGACGAAGCCCTCATCTGCCATGTCGGGTTCGTCGATGAGACTGGACTCCCTGTGGTGATCCCGACCATCCACGCACGGGTGGGGAACGTTCTGTATCTCCACGGTTCTCCGGCCAGCCGCATGCTTCGGACCCTTCGCGCCGGGCGGCAGGTATCGGTGGCAGCCACCATCCTCGACGGCCTGGTCCTCGCCAAGTCCCAGTTTCATCATTCGATGAACTACCGATCTGTCGTCGTCTTCGGGTCGGCCAGGGAAGTCAAAGACGAACAGGAGAAGGCTTCGGCCTTCCGGGCGATCGTCGAGCACCTGGTTCCGGGCCGGTCGGAAGGGTCACGTCCCGCCAACGACAAGGAAGTCAAGGCGACCGCCGTGGCTGCCATCGACATCGAAGAAGCCTCAGCCAAGCAGCGTTCGGGCCCACCGGTCGACGACGACGACGACATCGACCTGCCCTACTGGGCCGGAGTGATTCCGCTTGCGCTGGAACCCGGAGAACCTGCGTCGATCGGAACCACGCCGCTCCCCGACCACGTGAGTGAGTGGAAGTCGCGCCGCTAG
- a CDS encoding S-methyl-5'-thioadenosine phosphorylase: protein MIGVFGGSGFYQLLTEARSEDLTTPYGPPSSPPMVGSVEGTEVAFIARHGTNHEFPPHLIPYRANLWAMRELGVGRIIAPTAVGSIYSAYAPGEFVIPDQLVDRTWGRAHTFFEGPETHHIPFADPYCPDLRSKAAAAVRATVGVVHEGGTTVVVQGPRFSTRAESTAFADSGWHLLNMTQLPEAALARELGICYANIAVVTDYDVGVPGEVPPVTHEEVLERFAEALDTLRTILFRLVPEADGPRSLPCDCAAGAPA from the coding sequence ATGATCGGGGTCTTCGGCGGTAGCGGTTTCTACCAACTACTCACCGAGGCGCGCTCGGAAGATCTCACCACGCCCTACGGCCCGCCGTCCTCTCCGCCGATGGTCGGCTCGGTCGAAGGCACAGAAGTGGCATTCATCGCCCGTCACGGCACCAACCACGAGTTCCCTCCCCACCTCATCCCGTACCGGGCGAACCTGTGGGCCATGCGCGAACTGGGCGTCGGCCGAATCATCGCTCCGACGGCGGTCGGTTCGATCTACTCCGCGTACGCGCCAGGAGAGTTCGTGATCCCCGATCAACTCGTCGACCGCACTTGGGGTCGGGCTCACACGTTCTTCGAGGGTCCGGAAACACACCACATACCTTTCGCCGATCCCTACTGCCCCGACCTTCGTTCCAAAGCCGCCGCCGCGGTACGGGCGACGGTGGGAGTCGTTCACGAAGGAGGAACCACCGTCGTTGTGCAGGGTCCGAGGTTCTCAACCCGGGCAGAAAGCACCGCTTTCGCTGATTCTGGATGGCACCTGCTCAACATGACTCAGCTGCCCGAGGCCGCCCTCGCTCGAGAACTGGGTATCTGTTATGCCAACATCGCCGTGGTGACCGACTACGACGTAGGCGTTCCGGGCGAGGTTCCGCCCGTTACACACGAAGAGGTTCTGGAACGTTTCGCAGAGGCACTCGACACACTGCGCACCATTCTGTTCAGGCTGGTTCCGGAGGCGGACGGGCCGCGTTCACTCCCCTGCGATTGCGCGGCAGGAGCACCGGCATGA
- a CDS encoding sugar phosphate nucleotidyltransferase: MTGPELAVVPAAGLGTRMRPATRVVPKALLPVVDRPAVQHVAEEAVRAGVTEVVFVVDLDAGSLIRDHFTVGEPLPGLEDLQVRIVIQEEPGGLGHAVLTARESIGDRSFFCLLADNIVRPGADVLPSLAAASDGGSVVALREVGEHMLDRYGVAIPGERRGSELEVLGAVEKPGIAKAPSNLGLVGRYLFTPDILEALAGLEPGYGGEIQLTDAIDFVARRGRCRGVVGDSDLLDIGVPLGLLEAAVVLGLNRPEFRDGLTEFLRSLEELR, encoded by the coding sequence GTGACGGGGCCCGAGTTGGCGGTCGTTCCGGCAGCCGGACTGGGCACGCGGATGCGTCCGGCGACGCGCGTCGTTCCCAAGGCCCTTTTGCCCGTCGTGGACCGACCAGCCGTGCAACACGTCGCCGAGGAAGCGGTGCGTGCCGGTGTCACCGAAGTCGTTTTCGTGGTCGACCTGGACGCCGGTTCGCTGATTCGAGATCACTTCACCGTCGGTGAGCCTCTGCCCGGTCTCGAGGATCTGCAGGTCAGAATCGTGATTCAAGAGGAACCTGGTGGTTTGGGCCACGCAGTGTTGACCGCCCGTGAATCGATCGGCGACCGTTCGTTCTTCTGTCTTCTGGCCGACAACATCGTCAGGCCGGGCGCCGATGTTCTGCCGTCGCTGGCAGCCGCCTCTGATGGAGGGTCCGTGGTGGCGCTGCGCGAAGTCGGCGAGCACATGCTCGACCGGTACGGTGTTGCGATACCGGGCGAGCGGCGAGGGTCGGAACTCGAAGTGCTCGGCGCCGTTGAGAAGCCGGGGATCGCGAAGGCTCCGTCGAACCTTGGCCTGGTCGGCCGGTATCTGTTCACTCCGGACATCCTGGAGGCGCTTGCCGGCCTCGAGCCGGGATACGGGGGAGAGATCCAGTTGACCGACGCGATCGACTTCGTGGCCCGTCGGGGACGATGCCGTGGTGTTGTCGGTGACAGTGATCTCTTGGACATCGGGGTCCCGCTCGGCCTGCTCGAGGCTGCTGTG
- a CDS encoding FmdB family zinc ribbon protein, with protein sequence MPRYEYSCKKCGERLEVMQSFSDKPLKKHKVCGGELQKVFHPAGLIFKGSGFYVTDSRSSQSTED encoded by the coding sequence ATGCCTAGATATGAATACTCCTGCAAAAAGTGCGGTGAGCGACTGGAAGTCATGCAGTCGTTCTCGGACAAGCCGCTCAAGAAGCACAAGGTGTGCGGTGGCGAACTGCAGAAGGTATTCCATCCGGCCGGCTTGATCTTCAAGGGATCGGGTTTCTACGTGACCGACTCTCGATCCTCACAAAGCACCGAAGACTGA
- the plsY gene encoding glycerol-3-phosphate 1-O-acyltransferase PlsY, giving the protein MDLAVPVVMAAAYLVGSLDFAVVVARARGLDIYDVGSGNPGTSNVLRTMGKGAAAMTLLGDVLKGVIAAAMGFLVAGEAGAAAGGFFAIVGHCYPVFHHFKGGKGVATAAGLLLWLIPRSALVLILLWILLVAATKVASIGSMAALVLALPAARIEGIGWGAVSWLAAALVLVLYRHRGNIARLFGSGEHKVMP; this is encoded by the coding sequence ATGGATCTCGCCGTTCCCGTCGTGATGGCGGCCGCCTACCTGGTCGGAAGCCTCGACTTCGCAGTCGTGGTGGCGAGAGCGCGCGGCCTCGACATCTACGACGTCGGCAGCGGCAATCCCGGCACGTCCAACGTCCTGCGCACGATGGGCAAGGGGGCGGCGGCCATGACTTTGCTGGGCGACGTCTTGAAGGGGGTCATCGCCGCCGCGATGGGTTTTCTCGTCGCCGGGGAAGCCGGAGCCGCGGCCGGTGGCTTCTTCGCCATCGTGGGCCACTGTTATCCCGTGTTTCATCACTTCAAAGGCGGGAAAGGGGTTGCGACGGCAGCAGGGCTGTTGTTGTGGCTCATCCCTAGGTCGGCGCTCGTTCTGATCCTCCTCTGGATTCTGCTCGTGGCCGCGACGAAGGTGGCGTCCATCGGTTCGATGGCTGCGCTGGTCCTGGCCCTGCCCGCCGCCCGGATCGAAGGTATCGGTTGGGGTGCAGTGTCCTGGCTGGCGGCCGCGCTGGTCCTGGTCTTGTACCGGCATCGCGGCAACATCGCCAGGTTGTTTGGCTCCGGTGAACACAAGGTCATGCCGTGA
- a CDS encoding SAF domain-containing protein produces MYWFRRPPYLRWMAAAVIVAGALWMDLRGTPTELRPFARASIEAGTRIDDDLIEFRDVPVGLLPEVTPGGFAITAIGAGEPLTPALLTDNGPLPDGWWALEMDVPDGAVPGTELRLVVEGSGTVIPAVVVAAASAVRPGGWTDESAMVAIPAETATTVAAAVSHAGVSVLIVEW; encoded by the coding sequence GTGTACTGGTTTCGCCGCCCACCCTATCTCCGCTGGATGGCGGCGGCGGTCATCGTCGCCGGAGCTCTGTGGATGGACCTGCGCGGTACTCCCACGGAGCTGCGGCCCTTCGCCCGCGCCTCGATCGAGGCGGGAACGAGGATCGACGACGACCTGATCGAATTCCGGGACGTACCGGTCGGCCTCCTTCCGGAGGTCACTCCCGGCGGGTTCGCAATCACCGCGATCGGGGCCGGTGAGCCCCTGACCCCCGCATTGCTGACCGACAATGGTCCACTTCCCGATGGATGGTGGGCGCTCGAGATGGACGTACCCGACGGGGCCGTACCGGGAACCGAACTGCGACTGGTCGTAGAGGGTTCCGGCACCGTGATTCCCGCAGTCGTCGTGGCGGCCGCATCCGCGGTCCGGCCGGGCGGCTGGACCGACGAATCTGCGATGGTCGCCATCCCGGCGGAGACGGCGACAACGGTCGCCGCCGCCGTCTCGCATGCCGGTGTGAGCGTCCTGATAGTCGAGTGGTAG
- a CDS encoding undecaprenyl-diphosphate phosphatase → MFEAVLWGLVQGLTEFLPISSSGHLVLVPAFVGVEQPDLATSAVLHLGTLAAVVAFYRHDLIELLRFRTEPAARRILGLLALGTIPAVIGVFVEDQIGSLQEDTMAVAIALLVTGAVLFISGRFMSGRLELDQLPLKNGFLVGIAQAVALIPGISRSGMTITAGLAGKLEPSQAARFSFLLAIPAIAGAGAQQSLQLAGNGGFGAEVWVGMVVAAVSGYMAIAVLLRALNRFGLRPFALYCLIVGVVALVVL, encoded by the coding sequence GTGTTTGAAGCAGTCCTATGGGGTCTCGTTCAAGGGTTGACCGAGTTCCTCCCAATCTCATCGAGCGGACATCTCGTGCTCGTCCCTGCTTTTGTCGGTGTCGAACAACCAGACCTGGCAACCTCGGCAGTTCTTCATCTCGGGACACTGGCGGCAGTTGTCGCCTTTTACCGCCACGACCTGATCGAGCTCCTCCGTTTCCGAACGGAACCGGCTGCCCGCCGGATTCTCGGTTTGCTCGCCCTCGGGACGATCCCGGCCGTCATCGGCGTATTCGTAGAAGACCAGATCGGATCACTCCAGGAGGACACCATGGCCGTAGCCATCGCACTCCTGGTGACGGGCGCGGTTCTTTTCATCTCCGGTCGGTTCATGAGCGGCCGTCTCGAACTCGATCAGTTACCGCTCAAGAACGGGTTTCTCGTCGGGATCGCCCAGGCCGTTGCGCTCATCCCGGGCATCTCACGTTCGGGAATGACCATCACCGCCGGCCTGGCCGGAAAGCTGGAGCCTTCCCAGGCCGCCCGATTCTCTTTCTTGCTCGCGATACCCGCCATCGCCGGAGCAGGAGCCCAGCAGAGCCTCCAACTCGCCGGCAACGGAGGCTTCGGGGCCGAGGTGTGGGTGGGAATGGTGGTCGCCGCCGTTTCCGGGTACATGGCAATCGCAGTGTTGCTCCGCGCGCTCAACCGGTTCGGCCTTCGCCCGTTCGCTCTGTATTGCCTGATCGTCGGAGTGGTCGCGCTGGTCGTGCTCTAG